From the Suncus etruscus isolate mSunEtr1 chromosome 19, mSunEtr1.pri.cur, whole genome shotgun sequence genome, one window contains:
- the GFUS gene encoding GDP-L-fucose synthase codes for MEEPQGAMRILVTGGSGLVGRAIQKVVADGALLPGEDWVFVSSKDADLTDAAQTRTLFEKVRPTHVIHLAAMVGGLFRNMKYNLDFWRMNVHINDNVLHAAFEVGVRKVVSCLSTCIFPDKTTYPIDETMIHNGPPHNSNFGYSYAKRMIDVQNRAYFQQHGCTFTAVIPTNVFGPHDNFNIEDGHVLPGLIHKVHLAKSSGSALTVWGSGKPRRQFIYSLDLARLFIWVLREYNEVEPIILSVGEEDEVSIREAAEAVIDAMDFRGEVTFDVSKSDGQFKKTASNSKLRSYLPDFRFTPFRQAVQETCAWFTENYELARK; via the exons ATGGAGGAGCCCCAAGGGGCGATGCGAATTCTGGTGACGGGGGGCTCGGGGTTGGTGGGCAGAGCCATCCAGAAGGTGGTGGCGGATGGGGCCTTGCTGCCCGGCGAGGACTGGGTGTTCGTCTCCTCGAAGGACGCTGATCTCAC GGATGCTGCACAGACTAGAACCCTGTTTGAGAAGGTCCGGCCCACGCATGTCATTCATCTTGCTGCAATGGTGGGGGGTCTGTTCCGCAACATGAAGTACAATCTGGACTTCTGG AGGATGAACGTGCACATCAACGACAATGTCCTACACGCAGCCTTCGAAGTGGGTGTGCGCAAGGTGGTGTCCTGCCTGTCTACCTGCATCTTCCCAGACAAGACCACCTACCCAATCGATGAAACCATG ATCCACAACGGGCCTCCGCACAACAGCAATTTCGGCTACTCCTATGCCAAAAGGATGATCGACGTACAGAACAG GGCCTACTTCCAGCAACATGGCTGTACCTTCACGGCTGTCATCCCCACCAACGTCTTCGGGCCCCACGACAACTTCAACATCGAGGACGGCCACGTGCTGCCGGGCCTCATCCACAAGGTGCACCTGGCCAAGA GCAGCGGCTCAGCCCTGACGGTGTGGGGCTCAGGGAAGCCCCGGAGGCAGTTCATCTACTCACTG GACTTGGCCCGTCTCTTCATTTGGGTCCTGCGGGAGTACAACGAGGTGGAACCCATCATCCTGTCAG TGGGCGAGGAAGACGAGGTCTCCATTCGGGAGGCAGCTGAAGCTGTGATAGACGCCATGGACTTCCGAGGGGAAGTCACT TTCGATGTCAGCAAGTCTGACGGCCAGTTTAAGAAGACGGCCAGTAATAGCAAGCTGCGATCCTACCTGCCGGACTTCCGCTTCACTCCTTTCAGGCAGG CCGTGCAGGAGACGTGTGCCTGGTTCACCGAGAACTACGAGCTGGCCCGGAAGTGA